The following is a genomic window from Aquila chrysaetos chrysaetos chromosome 2, bAquChr1.4, whole genome shotgun sequence.
aatGATAAATGATAAACTGATTATTGGAACAGAATTGGGTATAATGCTGTACCCAAGTGTAGTAGGAACCTCTTCTGCTACACAGACTTGCTGAACTCCCCAGCTGATGGGGGGAGACTGAAGTAGTGACTGGATAAACCTTTTAATAGGTGATGGTTTCTTTTCAGGCTTTGCATGCTTCTATAAACGGAGAACTGGGACGAAGACGGATGGCTGTGCAGTGTGCTATAAGCACAGCAGGTTCCAGCTGATCAGCCTCAGCCCCATAGAATACTTCCGGCCTGGCCTGGACATCCTCAATCGGGATAATGTGGGCTTGGTGCTGCTGCTACAGCCTCTGCTCCCAGAGGGCCTAGATCTGAAGGCAGTCAGTCCGTTGTGTGTGGCCAACACTCATGTATTGTTCAATCCCCGGCGGGGAGATATCAAACTGGCCCAGATGGCCTTGCTCTTAGCAGAGATTGACAAGATTGCAAAAACTACTGAAGGCAGCTACTATCCTGTCATCTTGTGTGGAGACCTGAACTCTGTACCTGATTCTCCACTCTACAAATTCATCCGGAACGGTGAACTTTCCTACCATGGGATGCCAGCCTGGAAGGTAGGTGCCAGCCAGAACTGGCATTGGGCAACTCTTTATTGCATGCTGCTAGAGAAATGCATGGCTGCATTCTTTCTCTCGTGAGGAAATAGTCCAAATATCGAATTCAGTTATTCAGGAGTCTTCCCCAATGCCTCCAGCGCTGCTGGGGAAAGAAGCAGATGAATGTGTGCGTGTTGTTTCCACCACTGCTCTTTTGGTTTCTCTTGAGGCAGACCAGTGATAATAGACCACTTAATTTCAGGTCCTGGTTCTCCCTTGCTATGGGATTTTTGTGCCTGGGTGACTGGAAGTGTAGGGGAGTACAATTCCATCAAGACTTACTGAAATTTTATGTGGATGTTTGATCTGAAAACAGGTTGAAACAGGTACCTGTACTAGAGTCTGTTGTGGTTACCTGTTACTGTGTATCCATGATCAAATATGTCATTGGCTTTCAAGCTAAATCATCAGTTCAATAATAGATGCCTGCAAAGTATCTTGTCAGGTGACTTTTAGCTAACTGTATCCGTCACCCACAGTTGAAGGTTTATTATATCTGCGCCATATTCTGAATAGCTTAGTTCATGTCTTTCTGTGAGGGCATTCTCCTGTCTTGCTCTTGGCAAGTGTGTATATGTACATTGTCTATAGCTTGCAAAAGTTCTGCTCTGTGTTGCTGAtgtttcctctcctgtttctgGCCTCCTTGCAGGTGTCTGGTCAGGAAGAATTTTCCCAGCAGTTGTATTCACGGAAACTGCTGGCCCCACTGTGGCCAAGCTTGCTGGGTATAACGGACAACTGCCAATATGTCACTCTGTGCCAGCCAAAGAAATCAGGTGAGTTCCAGTGTCCGCTGAGAACATGAGTCTGCTGAGGATGGACAGTTTGTGGGCCTTGCTGTCTCTCTCAGTAGCTTGGGCATGTGTTGCATGAGGCACTCAGCAAAGATTCTCTTCTTCTATCCATTTCCTTGGTACatgaattaaatttaatttttctagagTCCATTGCTGTAGCccaatttctgctgttttctttctctagtcAGGAGCGGAATGGTCCCCTACCAGTAACCGTTGCTTTACATATCTAATATTCCCAGACTTACAGTTTTGTGCAGTTGTAAACCATGTTCAGCAGCCACAGCTTTCAGCTGCAGGTGTTTGTGGGAGTGGTTTTGGGCAGTTTTTGCACACCACTGTTAGGAAATCATTCCTAAGAGCCCAGTTACAATCATGACTGTACTCTACTGTCCttagagagaattaaaaaaaaagaaggagccCACACTAAGTAGCTTTTGTTGGAATCTTGGATGTGGAACTTGTATTCAACCCGATCTCcagaactgttttttctttttcagcagatgTTTCCTTGAGTTGCACACTAACTGATGTGCTTAAAAGTCCCTTGAACTTATGGTGTCTCAGAGGGGACATTCCTTAATTTGTTTCATCAAGATGCTGACCACGGCTGTTGCATTAGTTAAAGGGATAGAAATAACTGTCCTCTGTTCTTCTACATTTACACGTTTGTTCTGTTCTACTTTTAGGTTATTAAGTGATCCCCATTCTCGTGGTATCAGAGTGCTTGGGCACAAAAACCTCTCTCAAACTAAAAAGGTCTAAGAGGTCTAAAGATCTAAAGAGTTTGCAGATGTTCCCTGTAGATGTGACTTTGCtgcagttattttcttcttttaacttgtatttttctctgcaggcaGACGTAAGTACAGCCGGGACTTCCTGCTCCAGTTTCATTTTTGCGATGTTGCCTGTGAACGACCACCGCAGCTGGTCTTCTTGGAAGGTGTGACAGATGCTAAACCAGGTATTGATGGGCGATTTTTCAGCTTGTGACTCTCCTAGCTCGATTTTGATGAAAACATCATGTGGAGGTAATGCCTGGTGAGAAAAGGGGAAGGCAGAAGGGTGCCTTCTGTGGCTGTGTGATTACTAATGGGTTCCATGAGACGTCAGAGGAGTACAGTCTTACCACACTCATACACACTGTATTCCTTGAGATGCACTGAGATTCAGCCTCTTTTGGAGGCTGTTTCTTATaaagtgaaatatatttatatttctttttttctgcttcaagaTTTTTGGTAGGGGGAGAACAAACCTGAAGACTGTGATGTCGCAATGGCCACAACATACATGTTTCTGGATGCTGGTACCCAGCAGACActgcctcacctctgtgccttgTGGCATGGCTGATTCTGCTCTCTCCATTTCTGTTCTGCCTTTCTAGACACCCTCTGAGTAAGCTGTAGGCTAAGGCAAATGAACTTTCTTTGAGAGCAAAGGTTGAAGTATGCTGAGCTTTGATAATAATGAATGCTTTAAGGACATGTCCTTAGCAGGACAGAATATGACTTCTTAGTTGTTTGCACTGATCTGCTCTCAGGATGTTCCTGTTAGTCTTAGAGCTGGGGTttcctctgaatatttttctttaaggtgCCTGTGACTGGACGCTATCTGCTCTTCTTGGGCAAAAAGTTTCGTTTGGTCTCAGGAGAAGCTTCTCAGACTTGGGAtgagcagcctgtgccaggaTCTATGTAGGTCTGGCTGGAATCTCTTTGCTCCTTTGCAGACCGCCCTGCACACTGGCCCAAGCCTGCTGCCATGGTGAAAGACCCTGATCCCCAGCCATTTGTCCCAAGGTAATTTGGTGCATCTTCAATGGCCCCACTCTTCAAGCCTGGTCTCGTTTTCCTGAGCACTGTAAATCTGGCTGCAGTAAAGACAGAAATAGAGGTGAGGGTGGAAGAGAGTAAGGAGGGCTGTCTGGAAGAGCCAGATCCACACAGGGTTGTCCCAGCAGCTGGGTGCTGTTCTGTCAGCATTGTGTTGATGAGGTTGGGAGTGAAGGGTATAGACAGGACTGGGTATTGGAGACAAAGGAAGTTCGTAGTCCACTTTGTCTTTGGTGTAAGTGGAGTGAATAACTCTGAAAGACTGTCTTTTATGTGTTCCCAAAGTAGAAATAGTTTGGACAGTTACATCACCAAGGGAACATCCAACTTCAGCTCTGACCGCAGTATGGAACACTGCAtcattctctttccttccttggtAAATGGTGGCTGTTCATGTGCAGGTCTTCAGGCATTATCCAGCATGGCCTCAACCTGACCTCTGTCTACAGCCACTTCCTGCCACAGAGGGGACGCCCGGAGGTCACAACGATGCCCATGGGGCTTGGAGCCACTGTTGATTATATCTTCTACTCAGCAGAACCCGTGGAGAATGGGAGCAGGGGCGGTGAGTGTGGCAGTGTGGGGCTTACCCCTGTGATGTTGGGAGAGGGCTGTGAGGCATGCTAGAATGCAGCTCGGTGTTGGGCGGTGCATTTCGTTGAGCTGGGGTGGATCTACAGGGTGTGACTTTGACTGAAATGATGCACAAAGTGGAAGCAACATTTGCTCAGATATGAGAAGACGCTGTTTATCtttgctgtggaaaaactgAAGCTGCTTAGCTTAGGTTCATGTAGACTTTTGAGGAAGCTAGAACAAAATAGATTCTGTTCTTTTGTATAAGCATCTTATTTGTGCTCCTGATAACAGGCAGTGCTGGGTCCTAAGTTCAAGGCTTGGACTTCTGGTCTGACTGAGACCACACACTGGCCTTAGAAGGCGGTGACTCTGGTTACCTTACAATGGTACCATCTCTCTGCTACCTGAAACAGGAGTTATGTTGATGAAAGACAGCATGTAAACGCATCCAGGAACTGTCTCTGAGCTGGTTTGGATCATGTCAAAATCAACTCTGGGGAGTGTCCTAGAGATAGAGTtaactgggatagagttaactgtctttgtagtagctggtacagtgctatgttttgagttcagtatgcgaagaatgttgataacactgatgttttcagttgttgctaagtagtgtttagactaaagtcaaggatttttcagcttctcaagcccagccagcgagaaagttggaggggcacaagaagttggcacaggacacagccagggcacctgacccaaactggccaacagggtattccataccatgtgatgtcccatctagtataggaactgggaagtgggggcggggaatcgccgcttagggactagctgggtgccagtcggcgcgtggtgagcaattgcactgcgcatcatttgtacattccaatcctttaattattgctgttgtcattttattagtgttatcattatcattattagtttcttcttttctgttctattaaactgttcttatctcaacccgtgggttttgcttctttgtcccgattttctcccccatcccactgggtgggggggagtgagtgagcggctgcgtggtgcttagttgctggctggggttaaaccacgacagggaGGAAGTTAGGAATGAAGAGGTGAATTCCTCCTCAAGGGAGAATCTGAAGCTATTGCTAGGACTTAGTACCATGAAAGGAACTTCCCAAGAAAGCAGCTGCTTGGTGAATTTAGTATATACTTGATTACTGTGCCTGCAAGTATATGAAACCATTGAACAGTGGTATTCATTAAACAGGATGCTCACTGCTTTCACATCTAGTCTCAAAGGTGCATGCAGTGTTTGTGCAGGCTCTCTGTGTTCATCAGGGAAAGAATAGGAAAGCATTGACAAGCATCCCTTTGTGAGTGTATGGAGTTAATCTACAGCACCAGTCTCTGGCtgatgtttctttccattttctttgtcaGGTCGCAGGCTGTACCGGGATGGAGCTTTGAAGCTGCTTGGCcgcctttcccttctctctgaaGATGTGCTGTTGCTGGCAAATGGCTTACCAAATCCTTTTTGTTCATCTGATCATCTCTGCCTGCTGGCTAGCTTTGGCTTGGAGATCTCCAGCCTCAAGGAGGGTTAGTGTTGGTTCCCTTTCCCTGAAGAAAAGCCGTTCTGAACACAGCAGTTGAGGCTCTGGGTTGCAAAACCTGCTTGCaagaaaactcttttctttgTCATGCCCTAAAAGTCCCTTTCTTCCCTCATATGCTCACAAAAAGCAGGGGTGGGAGAGTTGGAGCACTTTTTGCATTGGTATTTTGTGGGTCTCTGCAAACCTGAGCTGTGTTCCCAGTGGGCTTCCAGTTGTATTCAGGCATTACCATCTCTAAAAGGGGTCCTCGTTCCACTGCTTTGTTTAGCAGATGTTTTAGTGCTGCGGGAATCAATATAACTCACATATTTATTTGTCCCTGTGTGAGATCTTCAAGGAGGTGGGAAAGAGGGGCAACACTGCCTACTTCTGGTTAGTTAATTGCTACCAAGGAGCAGGGGATGTATACATCAATATTCTTTCACACCAAAACAATGgttcttttaatttctcagtgATAGTTTATGAAGTATGGTCCTTCCAGGACTAGTCGCCATGTTGCCTTTGAGAGTGTTGGCTCTGCTAACTGCTTGGAAATGGCTTTCACTTAATAATGTGTAAGGACTGTCTTCCTGGCAGAAGGTTTTGTGCAGTTGAACAGTTTCTACAAAAAGCTGCCTGCTGTGACTAATGGACCAGGGAATGGAATTGCTAGGAATGGAGCCAGGGGTTCTACAGAGCTACCCGCAGGAGCGCTAGAACTGCAGCAAAAGCCTAGAGGCCTTGGGGAAGGCTCCCTTCCTTTCTACCAGTCTCAGAATGGTACCTAGTTTGGCACTTGTAGGAAAAAGATTTATGATCCTCGCAGTGAATATCAGGTGGAAAAAATCGTCCTGCTAGGCATGACAACCCCAGGAGGCTATAGCTCTGGGAGGTCCCAAAAGAGTGATGAAAATGGAAGGCATGTAAGAGACAGCAGAGCCATCAGATGGAAGAGCTGGTATTTGTCACTTGCCGTACTCTTTGTCTGTGCCCTCCCTATTCCATTCAGCCTGCCAGGGGTCAGATAGCCAACCTGTAGCATCCTCCTGTGCCAGACTGAAGTTCGTGCTGCTGCCTTCTTCTGGAGCCAGCCATGTTTAGGTAGGTAGAACCTGTAGGACTGACTCCTGTCTCTTGACGGgtgttgggagggaggggaaggctcTGTAACTTGGAGCCAGATTGTCAATCGCTTGGATGCCAGTGTACCTTTGGTGTCCTATCAGTGTACTTTTGTCAGCAGTGGCTTGGCCAGTACAAAAACAGTAGAACTGTACCTGTTCCTAGAGCAGATTCCCCAGTTCAGCCTGACATTTGGTGCTCAGTTTTTCCATGAGAGATGAGAGCAATATTGGCAGAAACAGTATCAATCTTCTCTTCACAAATGAGGCAGGGAAATCTGGTCCCACCTCAGGTTTTTGTGGGAAGTTACGAGACTTGAAATACTGTTCTCTCTTCTTGGGTTATATTGGGGggctttcatattttaaatgttcctttctttattgaaaaataaaatttttttaatctaagaaaaaaacacaaagtaaCTGCAGCACCTTGTGCTCCTGGCAGCTGAACCCTCTGAGGACTTGTTCAACAAGGCTTTGCTGGCTGGGATGTGAAAGAGGAGAGGACAAATTAGCTACACAGGGTACTAGTAGTGAGGGttgaagggagggaagaagtggGCCTAGCTGTTGTATCCCAGCACATCCCCAAATCCCAGAGGTGGTTTATTTGGCATCGGGCTTGTCTTAGAAAACGGTTTGCATTCAGGaacccttcctctcctcccaaagAAAGCAAGTACTGGTGATCTTTTACAGCTCACTTGTGTAAACTGTACAGAAAtgaggggtgtgtgtggggatTGTGTTCTGTGCCCATATGATCGTGTAAGGACTGCGTATTCCCTTCTTGTCCCTACCAGATGGTGTGGTATTTGCCTGGTGATGTGTGGATGGCTTTTGCTACCCCAGTTGGGATAACATGTAGGAGTCTGTATAAGTGAACAGGAATCTGCAGGTGAATAAGTTCGCAGCTTTGTTTGCCTGTAGTTTCACAGGTAATGGTTCTGGCATGGCACTGGCATTTGTATGTGGGGAGGGATGCAGAGCTGTGTATTTCTATGGCTCCGTTTATCTGACAGTTGCACTAATTTCTGCAAGTACtcttattctgattttttagttggttgtttttgtaaagggaggggaggaaagggaaatcaGTGAACCGAgagctttattttctgccagGCTTGAAAAGAGGTTGCCAGAAAGCAGCCTGGTTGCAGATAACTCCCACCAGCTGGTAACATTGTAATAGGAAACTTGGAAGACactgaagatttaaaaacaaccaaccaaaagcAAACCATAGAACACTGTGACACATAGTGTTGGCACTTAGAACTTTGGCTATCTGCTTCAGTTGTAATTGCTGGCTAGGTCTGATGGTCAACTGatgaggggtgtgtgtgtgtttgtgtgaaagcagccctcctgccccacctATTGAGACCCATAAGGTGTGCACAGTACACCATCAGATGAACTGGTTGCCCCTGCACTGGCCGAAGCACCCTGCTAGTCCTGTGATGTAACTGAGGCGTAGGAGCTGTGCTTCAACATCACAAGTgcttcttccattttatttaaaccaAAGACTTGACTTTTCTTTTGGGTAACTTGCATCTCTCAGAGAGGTTTTAAGGttccagctgcattttgttGGAAAATCTCATGTTCTGCAGGTCAAGCTACTGCTTTCCCTTTTGATACATGAAATAGTACGGTATGAACTTGAAATGGTTAAGTTGGAGAACACTGGATATGGAGTCATGTGCTGAAAAACCCCAGGACAATGCCTGCAAGTCTTCTGattcttctttctgaagtttaGAAAGCTCCTTCAGAGGGACCTGCAGCTCCCAAAGCTGTGGCTCACACACGCTTCCTTGGGCATTCATAGGTGAAACTATTGCAGAAATGCAGGACCATTGCTAGTGGCTGTGTACAGATTCACAGAGGCAGAGTTGAAGAGTTGATCGCTGTGGTTGTTTTGACCACTGTCCCTGAAGCTCTGGTATAGACCC
Proteins encoded in this region:
- the ANGEL1 gene encoding protein angel homolog 1 isoform X4 — encoded protein: MTSLSDLNSAPEVTWCAGQQLTELHTLASSEPQDHEVTDLAKLPAEETVAVAGSAPWAAVVPQTDHQIAGCSTIDVEVQNEDPAVLAWSLARGEETVPMEPPAWPIQDTVQFCPLPAEVPYHEILWRDWEDLSVQPCVLEHVSRNTPLFEFRVMSYNILAQDLVEQGLDLYLHCHPDILNWNYRLPNLLQEIQHWDPDVLCLQEVQENHYWEQLEPTFKEMGFACFYKRRTGTKTDGCAVCYKHSRFQLISLSPIEYFRPGLDILNRDNVGLVLLLQPLLPEGLDLKAVSPLCVANTHVLFNPRRGDIKLAQMALLLAEIDKIAKTTEGSYYPVILCGDLNSVPDSPLYKFIRNGELSYHGMPAWKVSGQEEFSQQLYSRKLLAPLWPSLLGITDNCQYVTLCQPKKSGRRKYSRDFLLQFHFCDVACERPPQLVFLEGVTDAKPDRPAHWPKPAAMVKDPDPQPFVPRSSGIIQHGLNLTSVYSHFLPQRGRPEVTTMPMGLGATVDYIFYSAEPVENGSRGGRRLYRDGALKLLGRLSLLSEDVLLLANGLPNPFCSSDHLCLLASFGLEISSLKEGQPLFSGKPQHLAQ
- the ANGEL1 gene encoding protein angel homolog 1 isoform X2 — its product is MIGTVLCYVLLPAARLLRALRDAFFTCRKNVLLAKSTSTQIEGIFAATRGKSVPEEQEALLQQWLEEGAGSLSASESAPAVGKASVTLTSDWLEGSELLMTSLSDLNSAPEVTWCAGQQLTELHTLASSEPQDHEVTDLAKLPAEETVAVAGSAPWAAVVPQTDHQIAGCSTIDVEVQNEDPAVLAWSLARGEETVPMEPPAWPIQDTVQFCPLPAEVPYHEILWRDWEDLSVQPCVLEHVSRNTPLFEFRVMSYNILAQDLVEQGLDLYLHCHPDILNWNYRLPNLLQEIQHWDPDVLCLQEVQENHYWEQLEPTFKEMGFACFYKRRTGTKTDGCAVCYKHSRFQLISLSPIEYFRPGLDILNRDNVGLVLLLQPLLPEGLDLKAVSPLCVANTHVLFNPRRGDIKLAQMALLLAEIDKIAKTTEGSYYPVILCGDLNSVPDSPLYKFIRNGELSYHGMPAWKVSGQEEFSQQLYSRKLLAPLWPSLLGITDNCQYVTLCQPKKSGRRKYSRDFLLQFHFCDVACERPPQLVFLEGVTDAKPDRPAHWPKPAAMVKDPDPQPFVPRSSGIIQHGLNLTSVYSHFLPQRGRPEVTTMPMGLGATVDYIFYSAEPVENGSRGGRRLYRDGALKLLGRLSLLSEDVLLLANGLPNPFCSSDHLCLLASFGLEISSLKEGPAYIHNPWY
- the ANGEL1 gene encoding protein angel homolog 1 isoform X1 — protein: MIGTVLCYVLLPAARLLRALRDAFFTCRKNVLLAKSTSTQIEGIFAATRGKSVPEEQEALLQQWLEEGAGSLSASESAPAVGKASVTLTSDWLEGSELLMTSLSDLNSAPEVTWCAGQQLTELHTLASSEPQDHEVTDLAKLPAEETVAVAGSAPWAAVVPQTDHQIAGCSTIDVEVQNEDPAVLAWSLARGEETVPMEPPAWPIQDTVQFCPLPAEVPYHEILWRDWEDLSVQPCVLEHVSRNTPLFEFRVMSYNILAQDLVEQGLDLYLHCHPDILNWNYRLPNLLQEIQHWDPDVLCLQEVQENHYWEQLEPTFKEMGFACFYKRRTGTKTDGCAVCYKHSRFQLISLSPIEYFRPGLDILNRDNVGLVLLLQPLLPEGLDLKAVSPLCVANTHVLFNPRRGDIKLAQMALLLAEIDKIAKTTEGSYYPVILCGDLNSVPDSPLYKFIRNGELSYHGMPAWKVSGQEEFSQQLYSRKLLAPLWPSLLGITDNCQYVTLCQPKKSGRRKYSRDFLLQFHFCDVACERPPQLVFLEGVTDAKPDRPAHWPKPAAMVKDPDPQPFVPRSSGIIQHGLNLTSVYSHFLPQRGRPEVTTMPMGLGATVDYIFYSAEPVENGSRGGRRLYRDGALKLLGRLSLLSEDVLLLANGLPNPFCSSDHLCLLASFGLEISSLKEGQPLFSGKPQHLAQ
- the ANGEL1 gene encoding protein angel homolog 1 isoform X3; translated protein: MIGTVLCYVLLPAARLLRALRDAFFTCRKNVLLAKSTSTQIEGIFAATRGKSVPEEQEALLQQWLEEGAGSLSASESAPAVGKASVTLTSDWLEGSELLMTSLSDLNSAPEVTWCAGQQLTELHTLASSEPQDHEVTDLAKLPAEETVAVAGSAPWAAVVPQTDHQIAGCSTIDVEVQNEDPAVLAWSLARGEETVPMEPPAWPIQDTVQFCPLPAEVPYHEILWRDWEDLSVQPCVLEHVSRNTPLFEFRVMSYNILAQDLVEQGLDLYLHCHPDILNWNYRLPNLLQEIQHWDPDVLCLQEVQENHYWEQLEPTFKEMGFACFYKRRTGTKTDGCAVCYKHSRFQLISLSPIEYFRPGLDILNRDNVGLVLLLQPLLPEGLDLKAVSPLCVANTHVLFNPRRGDIKLAQMALLLAEIDKIAKTTEGSYYPVILCGDLNSVPDSPLYKFIRNGELSYHGMPAWKVSGQEEFSQQLYSRKLLAPLWPSLLGITDNCQYVTLCQPKKSGRRKYSRDFLLQFHFCDVACERPPQLVFLEGVTDAKPDRPAHWPKPAAMVKDPDPQPFVPRSSGIIQHGLNLTSVYSHFLPQRGRPEVTTMPMGLGATVDYIFYSAEPVENGSRGGRRLYRDGALKLLGRLSLLSEDVLLLANGLPNPFCSSDHLCLLASFGLEISSLKEGCQ